In Anser cygnoides isolate HZ-2024a breed goose chromosome Z, Taihu_goose_T2T_genome, whole genome shotgun sequence, a genomic segment contains:
- the NARS1 gene encoding asparagine--tRNA ligase, cytoplasmic, translated as MAGEVIGRTAALALEELYVSEREGSDSTGDGTQKKPFKTVLKALMTAGKEPFPTIYVDSQKENERWAIISKSQMKNVKKLWHREQMKNEAKEKKEAEDLLRREKNLEEAKKVVIKNDPSLPEPKCVKIGALEAYRGKRVKIFGWIHRLRRQGKNLMFVVLRDGTGFLQCVLSDELCQCYNGLILSTESSVAVYGVLNLVPEGKQAPGGHELNCDYWELIGLAPAGGADNLLNEDSEVDVQLNNRHMMIRGENMSKIFKVRSMVVQAFRDHFFANGYYEVTPPTLVQTQVEGGSTLFKLDYFGEEAYLTQSSQLYLETCIPALGDVFCIAQSYRAEQSRTRRHLAEYTHIEAECPFITFEDLLDRLENLVCDVVDRVLASPASSLLFELNPGFKPPKRPFRRMNYAEAIEWLKEHDVKKEDGTYYEFGEDIPEAPERLMTDSINEPILLCRFPAEIKSFYMQRCHDDSRLTESVDVLMPNVGEIVGGSMRIWDSEELLEGYKREGIDPTPYYWYTDQRKYGTCPHGGYGLGLERFLTWILNRHHIRDVCLYPRFVQRCKP; from the exons AAGAGCTGTATGTTTCTGAACGAGAGGGCAGTGATTCCACTGGCGATGGGACACAGAAGAAACCATTCAAAACTGTCTTAAAG GCTCTGATGACAGCAGGAAAGGAACCGTTTCCTACTATTTACGTGGATTCgcaaaaggaaaatgag AGATGGGCCATTATTTCAAAGTCACAgatgaaaaatgtcaaaaaactGTGGCACAGGGAACAAATGAAGAATGAGGctaaggagaagaaagag GCAGAAGATCTcttgagaagagagaagaacCTGGAGGAAGCTAAGAAAGTTGTTATCAAGAATGATCCCAGTCTTCCAGAGCCAAAATGT GTAAAGATTGGTGCTCTGGAGGCTTATAGAGGCAAGAGAGTAAAGATTTTTGGCTGGATTCACAGGTTACGTAGGCAAG GAAAAAATTTGatgtttgttgttttgagaGATGGCACaggttttcttcagtgtgtcCTTTCAGATGAACTG tGTCAGTGTTACAACGGGCTAATTCTCTCCACAGAGAGCAGTGTTGCAGTGTATGGTGTGCTGAACCTTGTTCCTGAAGGCAAGCAG GCTCCAGGAGGCCACGAGCTGAACTGCGACTACTGGGAGCTTATAGGTCTGGCCCCAGCAGGAGGGGCTGACAATCTCCTCAATGAGGATTCGGAGGTTGACGTGCAACTTAACAACAGGCACATGATGATTCGAGGCGAGAATATGTCCAAAATCTTCAAGGTGCGCTCCATGGTGGTACAGGCCTTCAGGGATCACTTCTTTGCCAATGGATATTATGAA GTCACACCACCAACTTTAGTCCAGACGCAGGTGGAAGGAGGTTCAACCCTGTTCAAGCTGGATTATTTTGGAGAAGAGGCGTACCTAACACAATCGTCCCAGCTCTATCTGGAGACCTGCATTCCAGCATTAGGAGATGTTTTCTGTATTGCTCAGTCATACAGAGCTGAGCAATCCAGGACACGCAGACACTTGGCAGA GTACACTCATATTGAAGCTGAATGTCCCTTTATAACTTTTGAGGATTTGTTGGACCGTCTGGAGAACTTGGTTTGTGATGTAGTTGACAGAGTCTTGGCATCACCTGCATCAAGCTTACTGTTTGAGCTAAACCCG gGCTTCAAGCCTCCCAAACGTCCTTTCCGACGAATGAACTATGCTGAAGCAATTGAGTGGTTAAAGGAACATGATGTGAAGAAGGAAGATGGTACTTATTACGAGTTTGGGGAA GATATTCCTGAAGCTCCTGAGAGACTGATGACAGACTCCATTAATGAGCCAATCTTGTTGTGCCGATTTCCTGCAGAGATAAAGTCTTTCTATATGCAGCGCTGTCATGACGATTCCCGTCTTACTGAATCT GTTGATGTGTTGATGCCTAATGTTGGTGAAATTGTTGGAGGCTCTATGCGTATTTGGGACAGTGAGGAGCTACTGGAAGGCTATAAGAGAGAGGGCATTGATCCCACGCCGTATTACTGGTACACCGATCAG agaaaatatgGTACCTGTCCTCACGGTGGATATGGTTTGGGATTAGAGCGGTTCCTGACCTGGATTCTGAATAGGCACCATATCCGAGATGTCTGTCTCTATCCACGCTTTGTCCAGCGCTGCAAACCATAG